DNA sequence from the Acidobacteriota bacterium genome:
TTCGCCTGCTCCTGCCCGATGACGTATTCGTCCAGCAGGGCCTTGATCTCCATCGGCTTGGGCAGGGCGGTGTCCTGCTGCTGCTCGAGCATCCGGTCCTCGGCAATGATGTCGAGACAGATGTCGACGCACTCGTCGCAGATGAAGACGGTGGGGCCCGCGATGAGCTTCTTGACCTCGCGCTGGCTCTTATTGCAGAACGAGCACCTCAGAACCTCATCATTGTTGTCTTTCTTGGGCATCTCTCCTCCGTGGCAGTTGACTGCCGGGGCATTTGGGTACGGGCTGAAGCTATCGTAGGTTTGGCTCCGACCTACGTCAACCTCGCTACTAGGAACAGAACCCCGTCCCGAGACTATTCCTGGACCCTACGGATCCGGTTCCGGGTGATCCCCCGGACGGCGTTGATGGAGTCCCCTCATACAAAGAGGTGCTCAATCCGCCTTTTTGCGCGACATGATTTGATCCACCAAGCCATATTCGACGGCCTCTTCCGCACTCAAAATCTTATCGCGCTCGGTGTCGTGGTGGATTTCCTCCACCGTCTTACCGGTGTGGAAGGCCAGCAGCTCGTCGAGCTTGGCGCGCATCGCCAACATGTCCTTGGCGTGAATCTCGATGTCGGTCTGCTGACCGCCGATGCCCTGAATCCAGGGCTGGTGGATCAGCACTCGGCTATTGGGCAGCACGGTGCGCTTGCCCTTCTCCCCCGACGCCAACAGCACCGCCGCCATGGACGCGGCCTGGCCGACACAATAGGTGGCGACGCTGGGCTTGATGTACTGCATGGTGTCGTAGACCGCCAGCCCCGCACTGATGGAGCCACCGGGAGAGTTGATGTAGAGGGCGATGTCCCGCTCCGGGTTTTCGGCCTCCAGGAAAAGCATCTGAGCGATGATCAGGCTCGCCACATCGTCGTCGATGGGGCGTCCGAGAAAAACGATGTTGTCCTTGAGCAGCCGCGAATAGATGTCGTACGAGCGCTCTCCGCGATTGGTCTGC
Encoded proteins:
- a CDS encoding ATP-dependent Clp protease proteolytic subunit; this translates as MLVPMVVEQTNRGERSYDIYSRLLKDNIVFLGRPIDDDVASLIIAQMLFLEAENPERDIALYINSPGGSISAGLAVYDTMQYIKPSVATYCVGQAASMAAVLLASGEKGKRTVLPNSRVLIHQPWIQGIGGQQTDIEIHAKDMLAMRAKLDELLAFHTGKTVEEIHHDTERDKILSAEEAVEYGLVDQIMSRKKAD